A genomic stretch from Syntrophaceae bacterium includes:
- a CDS encoding universal stress protein, with protein sequence MFEKVLFPVDFSRHTERIVHRIPDLEGTGLQTAVFLHVIDPVKAARWTDVDEPALERYKTEADDRLKDLVEPLRTRTTIRILRLVAVGTTERAIIDAAEDQGASLIMMGAHGRSYIRGALLGSVTRNVLRRTRTPLLIARFENPEAQVEKDPNFFPRDPCEKILYPTDFSENALRAFRSVRTCRPGAAKEVIILHVQDSRSLLPYLKHRMEEFDRVDGERLSELKRQLDFLGFAVRTVLKTGVPATEISRLADEENVTMIAMASHGKSNVREALLGSVAEAVVEHHVRPVLVIPRELGHERREYG encoded by the coding sequence GTGTTTGAAAAGGTTCTCTTTCCGGTCGACTTCTCCCGCCACACGGAGAGGATCGTACACCGCATCCCGGACCTGGAGGGGACGGGCCTGCAGACAGCCGTATTTCTACACGTGATCGATCCGGTGAAGGCGGCCCGGTGGACCGACGTGGATGAGCCTGCCCTCGAACGGTACAAAACGGAAGCGGACGACAGGCTGAAGGATCTGGTGGAACCGCTGAGGACGCGGACGACGATCCGGATCCTCCGGCTTGTCGCCGTAGGAACGACGGAGCGGGCAATCATTGATGCCGCAGAGGACCAGGGGGCTTCGCTCATCATGATGGGCGCCCACGGAAGAAGCTACATCCGGGGAGCGCTCCTGGGAAGCGTGACCAGGAACGTCCTGCGACGGACCCGGACGCCGCTCTTGATCGCCCGGTTCGAGAACCCGGAGGCCCAGGTAGAGAAGGATCCAAACTTTTTCCCGCGGGATCCCTGTGAGAAAATTCTGTACCCGACCGATTTCTCCGAGAATGCACTTCGGGCATTCCGTTCGGTCCGGACTTGCCGTCCGGGAGCCGCCAAAGAGGTAATTATCCTTCATGTTCAGGACAGCCGCTCCCTGCTGCCTTACCTGAAACACCGGATGGAGGAGTTCGACCGCGTCGACGGGGAGAGGCTGTCGGAGCTGAAGCGCCAGCTGGATTTCCTGGGGTTCGCCGTCCGCACGGTTCTGAAGACGGGTGTGCCGGCCACGGAAATCAGCCGTCTCGCCGATGAGGAAAACGTCACGATGATTGCCATGGCCTCCCATGGGAAGAGCAATGTCCGGGAAGCGCTGCTGGGTAGCGTCGCCGAGGCTGTCGTGGAGCACCATGTCCGCCCTGTCCTGGTCATTCCCAGGGAGTTGGGTCATGAAAGGAGGGAATATGGCTGA
- a CDS encoding thioredoxin family protein, producing the protein MEIKVLGPGCARCVQVEKLVQEALKEAGLTADVSKVKDMKEIASFGVFGTPAVVVDGEVKSVGKIPTKDDIKKWLKK; encoded by the coding sequence ATGGAAATCAAGGTATTGGGACCCGGCTGCGCCCGGTGTGTACAGGTGGAGAAGCTGGTCCAGGAGGCACTGAAGGAGGCCGGCCTCACCGCCGACGTCTCCAAGGTGAAGGATATGAAGGAGATCGCCTCCTTCGGGGTCTTCGGCACGCCGGCTGTCGTCGTCGACGGGGAGGTGAAGTCCGTCGGGAAGATCCCGACCAAGGACGATATCAAGAAGTGGCTGAAGAAATAA
- a CDS encoding arsenic resistance protein, which produces MRKYLEKVQDFRLLPIFVIVSMAVGIAIGKVYGISNFALTPPIDAIKAIFAGTYSFTLANSLALGVVVGLFLMMYPAMTNVKVEDLGKAATSPKQLLLVLFFNYLVAPFFMLFLAKVFLSGYPDLYVGLVLYGLAPCIAMVIVFTFLSLGNNALAIVLVAINSICQMLLIPVYAKLLLGEVSFDVFLVGESVLLYLGVPLAAGFLTRRIAVKRLGEEGFKHFKTYLDSLSIIGLLFTLIVMFALKGDLILENPMLIVHMAVPMTLFFWIMFAVVYLVSWKMGLNYEDSVAVAFNSTGRDFEIAIAIAITAFNPVVALATVIGPLIEVPVMLVLVWAARRSKARLFAEAPVAVEVVPERVRSSRAKKRKRK; this is translated from the coding sequence ATGAGAAAATATCTGGAAAAAGTTCAGGATTTCCGGCTTCTGCCCATCTTTGTCATCGTCAGCATGGCCGTGGGCATCGCCATCGGGAAGGTGTACGGCATTTCGAACTTTGCCCTGACGCCGCCCATCGATGCCATCAAGGCCATCTTCGCGGGGACCTATTCCTTCACCCTCGCCAACAGCCTTGCCCTGGGCGTGGTTGTCGGCCTGTTCCTGATGATGTATCCGGCCATGACCAATGTCAAGGTCGAGGACCTGGGGAAGGCGGCGACCTCTCCGAAGCAACTGCTCCTGGTTTTGTTTTTCAACTACCTGGTCGCCCCATTCTTCATGCTTTTCCTGGCGAAGGTCTTCCTGTCGGGCTACCCGGATCTCTATGTCGGCCTGGTGCTTTACGGCCTGGCCCCCTGCATCGCCATGGTCATCGTCTTCACCTTCCTGTCCCTGGGCAACAACGCCCTGGCCATCGTTCTCGTGGCCATCAACTCGATCTGCCAGATGCTCCTGATCCCCGTGTACGCGAAGCTGCTTTTGGGCGAGGTGTCCTTCGACGTCTTCCTGGTCGGAGAAAGCGTCCTTCTCTATCTGGGCGTTCCTCTGGCGGCTGGATTCCTGACCCGCCGGATCGCCGTGAAGAGACTGGGCGAGGAGGGTTTCAAGCATTTCAAGACCTACCTGGATTCCCTTTCGATCATCGGCCTTCTCTTCACGCTGATCGTCATGTTCGCCCTCAAGGGAGACCTGATCCTGGAGAACCCCATGCTGATCGTCCACATGGCCGTTCCCATGACGCTGTTTTTCTGGATCATGTTTGCCGTCGTCTACCTGGTGAGCTGGAAGATGGGACTGAACTACGAGGATTCCGTGGCCGTGGCCTTCAATTCGACGGGCCGGGACTTCGAGATCGCCATCGCCATTGCCATCACGGCCTTCAACCCGGTCGTGGCCCTGGCAACGGTCATCGGCCCCCTCATCGAGGTCCCCGTCATGCTGGTACTGGTCTGGGCGGCCCGCCGGTCGAAGGCAAGACTGTTTGCCGAAGCACCGGTTGCCGTGGAGGTCGTTCCGGAAAGGGTCCGAAGCTCCAGGGCGAAAAAGAGGAAAAGGAAGTAG
- a CDS encoding Crp/Fnr family transcriptional regulator → MEKPAIDRTGRLSLIPLFAGLPRPHLEALAGIAVSRTVPAGRRIFSEGEDGKGFFAILSGRVKIFKLSPEGKEQILHLFGSGEIFGEVAVFTGQGYPAHAAAERACSFLFFPREDFVGLIRGDASLALGMLAVLSVRLRRFTRMVEDLSLKEVPGRLAAYLLYRSGGETKDTVELDLSKAQLAALLGTIPETLSRILARMSRRGLIRTQGARIAILDRESLEAIASEGEKLP, encoded by the coding sequence ATGGAAAAACCAGCCATCGACCGGACCGGCCGGCTCTCCCTGATCCCCCTCTTTGCGGGCCTGCCCCGGCCCCACCTGGAGGCGCTGGCGGGAATCGCCGTCTCCAGGACGGTTCCAGCGGGCAGGCGTATCTTTTCTGAAGGGGAAGACGGAAAGGGATTTTTTGCGATCCTTTCCGGCCGCGTGAAGATTTTCAAACTGTCGCCGGAAGGCAAGGAGCAGATCCTGCACCTGTTCGGCTCCGGCGAAATTTTCGGAGAGGTGGCCGTGTTTACCGGCCAGGGATATCCGGCCCATGCCGCAGCGGAAAGGGCCTGCTCCTTCCTGTTCTTCCCCCGGGAGGACTTTGTGGGGCTGATCCGCGGGGATGCGTCCCTGGCTCTGGGGATGCTGGCGGTTCTGTCCGTCCGGCTCCGTCGCTTCACCCGCATGGTGGAGGACCTGTCCCTGAAAGAGGTCCCCGGGAGGCTGGCGGCCTACCTGCTCTATCGGAGCGGTGGAGAAACAAAGGATACCGTCGAACTGGATCTTTCCAAGGCCCAACTGGCGGCGCTCCTGGGGACGATCCCGGAGACCCTCTCACGAATCCTGGCGCGAATGAGCCGCCGGGGCCTGATCCGCACCCAGGGCGCCCGGATCGCGATTCTCGACCGGGAAAGCCTGGAGGCCATCGCCTCGGAGGGAGAAAAACTTCCCTGA
- a CDS encoding cytochrome C biosynthesis protein — MESVFLTVNEWMTGAPAWAALGAFLWGMVSVLFSPCHLASIPLIIAYVGGQERLLQPREAAGYAGVFTAGLFITIALIGAVCAVLGRMLGDVGSFWQIPVGLVLLWVALGMMGVESCSASSGLLYRLRLRGIGGAFLLGLAYGVLSGACTFGFIAPILALIAIQKQIATGLVLIVLFALGHCLPIVLAGSSSAFVRRLVEDQNWQGAGAWFRKGAGALIAVLGVYFIGNPFWGN, encoded by the coding sequence ATGGAGTCCGTATTCCTGACGGTCAACGAATGGATGACAGGCGCACCCGCCTGGGCGGCTCTCGGCGCTTTCCTGTGGGGCATGGTCAGCGTCCTCTTCAGCCCCTGCCATCTGGCCTCCATTCCGCTGATCATAGCCTACGTCGGAGGCCAGGAGCGGCTTCTCCAGCCCCGCGAAGCAGCCGGTTACGCCGGGGTATTCACGGCGGGCCTGTTCATTACGATCGCCCTGATCGGAGCGGTCTGCGCCGTCCTGGGCCGGATGCTGGGGGATGTCGGCAGTTTCTGGCAGATTCCCGTAGGGCTGGTGCTCCTCTGGGTGGCCCTGGGCATGATGGGAGTCGAATCCTGCTCCGCTTCGAGCGGACTTCTCTATCGTCTGCGGCTTCGTGGGATCGGGGGCGCGTTCCTCCTGGGCCTCGCCTATGGTGTCCTGTCCGGCGCCTGCACCTTCGGCTTTATCGCTCCGATCCTGGCCCTGATTGCCATTCAGAAACAGATTGCGACGGGCCTCGTGCTGATCGTCCTGTTTGCGCTCGGTCACTGTCTGCCCATTGTCCTGGCGGGGAGTTCCAGCGCCTTCGTCCGGAGGCTGGTCGAAGACCAAAACTGGCAGGGGGCGGGTGCGTGGTTCCGCAAGGGAGCCGGGGCTCTCATTGCCGTCCTGGGGGTTTATTTTATCGGCAATCCGTTCTGGGGAAACTAG
- a CDS encoding permease, with protein sequence MQFLIDLVVAGLLALQDYVATHVLTCLIPAFLLAGAMVAFINQQAILEVLGEKANKLKSFSLAGLASFFVAACSCTVIPVSSGLYYSGAAVGVAFIILWVAPSANILSLIYTGNILGYEIVVARVVASLLMAFVVGYIMTVFFGKEKRETVAAFRAEDAAQAIVARPHLILLVLILLSLLLPNYIGQTGAYLTKVIIWGVATLVLAAYAWKALSREEIASWLRESWWFIRIIFPLLLGGVFLVGVIGKLLPEEWIRAWLGGNGVTASFLATMIGAVSYFATMTEAPFVDTLMKLGMGKGPALTLLLTGPGLSLPNWIAIARVFGVKKAVVYVITIIILGTFMGWFFGNFIL encoded by the coding sequence ATGCAGTTCCTCATCGACCTGGTCGTTGCGGGGCTCCTGGCCCTGCAGGATTACGTGGCCACCCACGTCCTCACCTGCCTCATCCCGGCTTTTCTCCTGGCCGGGGCCATGGTGGCGTTCATCAACCAGCAGGCGATTCTCGAGGTCCTGGGAGAGAAGGCAAACAAGCTGAAATCGTTTTCCCTGGCCGGCCTGGCCAGCTTTTTCGTGGCCGCCTGCTCCTGCACCGTCATCCCTGTCTCCAGCGGCCTGTACTACAGCGGTGCAGCGGTCGGCGTCGCCTTCATCATTCTTTGGGTGGCCCCGTCCGCGAACATCCTGTCGCTGATCTACACAGGCAATATCCTGGGTTACGAGATTGTCGTCGCCCGGGTCGTTGCGTCCCTCCTGATGGCCTTCGTGGTAGGTTACATCATGACGGTATTCTTCGGGAAGGAGAAGCGGGAAACCGTCGCCGCCTTCCGGGCGGAGGACGCAGCTCAGGCCATTGTGGCCCGGCCCCACCTGATCCTCCTGGTCCTGATCCTGCTGTCGCTCCTGCTGCCGAACTACATCGGACAGACGGGGGCCTATCTGACCAAGGTCATCATCTGGGGAGTCGCCACCCTCGTCCTGGCAGCCTATGCATGGAAGGCCCTGTCCAGGGAGGAAATCGCCTCCTGGCTCCGGGAGAGCTGGTGGTTCATCCGGATCATCTTTCCCCTCCTGTTGGGCGGTGTCTTTCTCGTCGGTGTCATCGGGAAACTTCTCCCGGAGGAGTGGATCCGGGCCTGGCTGGGTGGTAACGGGGTCACGGCCTCTTTCCTGGCCACCATGATCGGCGCCGTCAGCTACTTCGCCACCATGACGGAGGCGCCTTTTGTCGACACGCTCATGAAACTCGGCATGGGCAAAGGGCCGGCCCTGACGCTGCTCCTGACGGGACCGGGACTGAGCCTGCCCAACTGGATCGCCATCGCCCGGGTCTTCGGCGTGAAGAAGGCCGTCGTCTATGTGATCACGATCATCATTCTGGGAACCTTCATGGGCTGGTTCTTCGGGAATTTCATTCTTTGA
- a CDS encoding sulfite exporter TauE/SafE family protein: MNTTIVMVLGLGILAFASGMVGLGVAFSAVPFLAFFLPDLVHQVQPLSLLLNGITALFAVFGFARSGYVDWRKAITLSVVTTLAAPFGSWLAQSTPVMIVWTAYLTSVIFLAYRLFRPVQARPGNENFRLVLILAIPISVLSGLLGIGPGFLLMPTLILVGFDPKKAAGINAFAVTPPSFSALIPHLATARFDLGLTLSLLFAGAACAFLGARLTSLYVPGNRIRQFFGVLIVVMTLYKIYTLLA, encoded by the coding sequence ATGAACACGACGATCGTTATGGTCCTCGGTCTCGGGATTCTGGCCTTTGCCTCGGGAATGGTGGGGCTCGGGGTGGCCTTTTCGGCGGTGCCGTTTCTGGCCTTCTTTCTTCCAGACCTGGTCCACCAGGTTCAGCCGCTGAGTCTGCTCCTGAACGGAATCACGGCCCTGTTTGCCGTATTCGGGTTTGCCCGGAGCGGTTACGTGGACTGGCGGAAGGCGATCACTCTTTCCGTCGTGACCACGCTGGCCGCCCCATTCGGGTCCTGGCTGGCCCAGTCAACGCCGGTCATGATCGTTTGGACGGCGTACCTGACCTCGGTCATCTTCCTGGCCTACCGCCTCTTCCGGCCGGTCCAGGCGCGACCGGGGAACGAGAATTTCCGGCTGGTCCTGATCCTGGCAATACCCATTTCCGTCTTAAGCGGCCTCCTCGGGATCGGTCCCGGATTTCTCCTCATGCCGACCTTGATCCTGGTGGGGTTCGATCCGAAGAAGGCGGCCGGAATCAATGCTTTCGCCGTGACGCCCCCTTCCTTTTCGGCCCTGATTCCCCACCTGGCTACGGCCCGCTTCGATTTGGGGTTGACGTTGAGTCTGCTGTTCGCCGGAGCGGCCTGCGCCTTCCTGGGAGCGCGGCTGACGAGCCTCTATGTTCCCGGAAACCGGATCCGCCAGTTCTTTGGTGTTTTGATCGTCGTCATGACCCTGTACAAGATTTACACGCTTCTGGCCTGA
- a CDS encoding radical SAM protein has translation MEPSYRELYRRGELERRTEAAVRGLEECRLCPRSCGRNRLAGETGYCRTGRKARIAGFHAHFGEEAPLVGSGGSGTIFISSCNLLCTFCQNDDISHSRAGDDLEPIHLAAMMLSLQERGCPNINFVTPSHVVPQILEGLMIASEHGLSVPLVYNTGGYDSVETLRLLDGIVDIYMPDFKFWDNAWAERFCGVKDYRERACEAIREMHRQVGDLYLDGEGIAVRGLLVRHLVMPGGAAGTTDVMAFLAGLSPYTYVNVMDQYHPCGRGAADPLINRRITAQEYASAVRAARDSGLHRLDNRERRRRL, from the coding sequence ATGGAACCGTCTTACCGGGAGCTTTACCGGCGGGGCGAACTGGAACGGCGCACCGAGGCGGCCGTCCGGGGGCTCGAGGAGTGCCGCCTGTGTCCGCGATCGTGCGGCAGGAACCGGCTGGCCGGCGAGACGGGCTATTGCCGCACAGGCCGGAAGGCCCGTATCGCCGGCTTCCACGCCCACTTCGGGGAAGAGGCGCCGCTCGTGGGATCCGGCGGATCGGGGACGATCTTCATCAGCTCCTGCAATCTTCTGTGCACCTTCTGCCAGAACGACGACATCAGCCACAGCCGGGCGGGAGACGACCTGGAGCCGATCCACCTGGCGGCGATGATGCTGAGCCTCCAGGAGCGGGGCTGCCCAAACATCAATTTCGTCACCCCCTCCCACGTGGTTCCCCAGATTCTCGAGGGACTCATGATTGCCTCCGAGCACGGACTCTCCGTACCCCTCGTCTACAACACCGGCGGCTACGACAGCGTGGAGACCCTCCGCCTCCTGGACGGTATCGTGGACATCTACATGCCCGACTTCAAGTTCTGGGACAATGCTTGGGCCGAGAGATTCTGCGGCGTGAAGGACTACCGGGAGCGGGCCTGCGAGGCGATCCGGGAGATGCACCGCCAGGTGGGGGATCTATATCTGGATGGCGAAGGAATTGCCGTCCGGGGGCTCCTGGTGCGCCACCTGGTGATGCCCGGCGGGGCCGCCGGCACGACCGACGTCATGGCCTTCCTGGCCGGTCTCTCCCCATACACCTATGTGAACGTGATGGACCAGTACCATCCCTGCGGGCGGGGCGCAGCGGATCCCCTCATCAACCGCCGCATCACGGCGCAGGAATACGCCTCCGCCGTCCGGGCCGCCCGGGACTCAGGCCTTCACCGCCTCGATAATCGGGAGCGGCGGCGCCGGCTTTGA
- a CDS encoding GGDEF domain-containing protein, giving the protein MQTLDFFCERILDNMSDGIYFLDTNRTITYWNRGAERITGYLASDVLGSGCRDNILVHVDGDGTPLCQGGCPVLQTLTDAESREADVFLHHREGHRVPVNVHVSPIPDHTGRPVGVVEIFREITSDMAVMQYIEDLKKAALLDPLTGLVNRRFLDMKIRSCFEDLHRHGFPFALVFADIDHFKNVNDTHGHMIGDEVLKMVSRTLKENIRSSDTTGRWGGEEFLLILQHLDERELEPTANKLRVLVETSFLRVGNCNLLVTVSMGASMARRNDSAESLITRVDELLYRAKAEGRNRAITAG; this is encoded by the coding sequence ATGCAGACCCTCGATTTCTTTTGCGAGCGGATTCTGGACAACATGTCCGACGGAATCTACTTCCTCGACACAAACCGGACGATCACTTACTGGAACCGGGGTGCGGAACGGATTACGGGGTATCTCGCCTCCGATGTTCTGGGATCCGGCTGCCGGGACAACATCCTGGTGCACGTCGATGGGGACGGAACGCCGCTCTGCCAAGGCGGCTGCCCCGTCCTGCAGACGCTGACCGACGCCGAAAGCCGGGAGGCCGATGTGTTCCTCCACCACAGGGAAGGCCACCGCGTTCCTGTAAACGTCCATGTCTCCCCTATTCCGGACCATACGGGAAGGCCCGTCGGGGTCGTCGAGATCTTCCGGGAGATCACGTCGGACATGGCCGTCATGCAATACATCGAGGACCTTAAAAAAGCGGCCCTCCTGGATCCTCTGACGGGACTGGTCAACCGGCGGTTCCTGGACATGAAAATCCGTTCCTGCTTCGAGGATCTGCATCGTCACGGCTTCCCATTCGCCCTGGTCTTCGCGGACATCGACCACTTCAAGAATGTCAACGATACGCACGGTCACATGATCGGAGATGAAGTGCTCAAAATGGTCTCCAGGACCCTGAAGGAAAACATCCGCTCCTCCGATACGACAGGCCGGTGGGGCGGAGAGGAATTCCTGCTGATCCTTCAGCATCTCGATGAAAGGGAATTGGAACCTACCGCCAACAAGCTGCGTGTTCTCGTGGAGACCTCCTTTCTGCGGGTTGGGAATTGCAACCTGTTGGTTACCGTCTCCATGGGCGCCTCCATGGCACGCAGGAACGATTCGGCGGAATCCCTCATCACCCGGGTAGATGAACTCCTTTACCGGGCAAAAGCCGAAGGACGAAACCGGGCGATCACCGCCGGCTGA
- a CDS encoding 4Fe-4S binding protein, whose amino-acid sequence MNTTRKIIRIDEEKCDGCGLCVTACAEGAIRIIDGKARLVSDRYCDGLGACLGECPRGALEIAEREAEAFDEQAVLEHRKREPAAEEAPPETLACGCPGTHLQTFLRTISCEEANRPVTSSHESSALGHWPVQIRLVPPTAPFLRGASLLVAADCVPVAYPAFHRDFLQGRVVLLGCPKFDDPGPYIEKFARIFAANEIRDMTVAVMEVPCCQGLPMIVRKGMEMAGKDVPLKKVVIGTDGTIRGEASKPAPPLPIIEAVKA is encoded by the coding sequence ATGAACACCACCCGGAAGATCATTCGCATCGACGAGGAGAAGTGCGACGGCTGCGGCCTTTGCGTGACCGCCTGCGCCGAAGGGGCGATCCGCATCATCGATGGAAAGGCCCGGCTGGTCTCGGACCGCTACTGCGACGGCCTGGGTGCCTGCCTGGGCGAATGTCCCCGGGGCGCCCTGGAGATCGCCGAGCGGGAGGCGGAGGCTTTTGACGAACAGGCCGTCCTGGAGCACCGGAAGCGGGAGCCGGCGGCGGAGGAAGCGCCTCCGGAAACCCTGGCCTGCGGCTGTCCCGGCACCCATCTCCAGACCTTTCTCCGGACGATCTCCTGCGAAGAGGCGAATCGACCGGTGACATCGAGCCACGAATCTTCGGCCCTCGGACACTGGCCCGTCCAGATCCGTCTGGTGCCGCCGACGGCGCCGTTCCTCCGGGGAGCGAGCCTCCTGGTGGCGGCGGACTGTGTACCCGTGGCGTATCCGGCCTTTCACCGGGACTTTCTGCAGGGCAGGGTGGTCCTCCTCGGCTGCCCCAAGTTCGACGATCCCGGACCTTACATTGAGAAGTTCGCCCGGATCTTTGCCGCCAACGAGATCCGCGACATGACCGTCGCCGTCATGGAGGTTCCCTGCTGTCAGGGGCTGCCCATGATCGTCCGGAAGGGGATGGAAATGGCGGGGAAAGACGTACCGCTGAAGAAAGTCGTTATCGGGACGGATGGAACCATCCGGGGTGAAGCGTCAAAGCCGGCGCCGCCGCTCCCGATTATCGAGGCGGTGAAGGCCTGA
- a CDS encoding zinc-binding protein → MAENCCSDGSKRMIVWCAGASNVGQMTHHLAVELAGEGQGRLFCLAGIAAHRSGFVRSAKDAEDMIVLDGCPVGCAAKILEHVEAPVMNHFVVTAMGVEKAFGGELKREDIDQVKASIRAALAANENPGQ, encoded by the coding sequence ATGGCTGAGAACTGCTGCAGCGATGGAAGCAAGCGTATGATTGTCTGGTGCGCCGGGGCCTCGAACGTAGGCCAGATGACGCACCATCTCGCCGTGGAACTGGCCGGGGAAGGGCAGGGTCGGCTGTTCTGCCTCGCCGGCATTGCGGCCCACCGCAGCGGCTTCGTCCGGTCCGCCAAGGACGCCGAGGATATGATCGTCCTGGACGGCTGTCCCGTCGGCTGCGCCGCGAAGATCCTGGAACACGTCGAGGCGCCCGTGATGAACCACTTCGTCGTCACGGCAATGGGCGTCGAGAAGGCCTTCGGTGGGGAGCTCAAGAGGGAGGACATCGACCAGGTCAAGGCGTCGATCCGGGCCGCTCTGGCGGCGAATGAAAATCCAGGCCAATGA
- a CDS encoding cation-binding protein, producing MKPIGPLMWEHRLIERMIRAVKVEIERINRENTVNPVAVDVAVDFIRTYADRTHHGKEEDILFREMKKKKLTPEHARIMDELMEEHRQGRKTVARLVAAKEQYLKGDTSAVATVVECLRWLTEFYPKHIAKEDKGFFYPILSYFSEDEQKAMLEEFWEFDRKMIHEKYNRAVDAFEAGRL from the coding sequence ATGAAACCCATCGGACCCCTGATGTGGGAGCACCGGCTCATCGAACGGATGATCCGGGCCGTAAAGGTCGAGATCGAGCGGATCAACCGCGAGAACACGGTCAACCCGGTGGCGGTGGACGTCGCGGTGGACTTCATCCGGACCTACGCCGACCGGACCCACCACGGCAAGGAAGAAGACATCCTGTTCCGGGAAATGAAGAAAAAAAAGCTGACCCCCGAGCACGCCCGGATCATGGACGAACTGATGGAGGAACACCGGCAGGGCCGGAAGACCGTAGCCCGCCTCGTGGCGGCCAAGGAACAATACCTGAAGGGTGACACCTCTGCCGTGGCCACGGTGGTCGAATGCCTCCGGTGGCTGACGGAGTTCTACCCGAAGCACATCGCCAAGGAGGACAAGGGATTCTTCTATCCGATCCTTTCCTATTTCAGCGAGGACGAGCAAAAGGCCATGCTGGAGGAATTCTGGGAGTTCGACCGGAAGATGATCCACGAAAAGTACAACCGGGCGGTGGATGCTTTCGAAGCCGGACGGCTCTGA
- a CDS encoding thioredoxin family protein — protein sequence MSERDIVQVRIDGALVGIVGLNAIMAGLAADGKGRTDEEMKEELLRRVGEGNYIPRKAGTKYGDALLREFRKFRGEEVEEDAPQGVRVQILGPGCARCWQLERDVRDVMAELDLAGELVHVDDLREIARSGVLGAPALIVNGRVLAVGTVPSKSDIRKWLTEIQQEVT from the coding sequence GTGAGCGAACGGGATATCGTCCAGGTCCGGATCGACGGTGCCCTTGTCGGGATCGTCGGCCTGAATGCGATCATGGCGGGACTGGCTGCCGACGGCAAGGGCCGGACCGATGAAGAAATGAAGGAAGAGCTTCTCCGGAGAGTCGGAGAAGGAAATTACATCCCCCGGAAGGCCGGAACGAAATACGGCGATGCGCTTCTCCGGGAATTCCGGAAGTTCCGGGGGGAGGAAGTAGAGGAAGATGCGCCGCAGGGTGTGCGCGTTCAGATCCTCGGACCCGGCTGCGCCCGATGCTGGCAGCTGGAGAGGGATGTCCGGGACGTGATGGCGGAACTGGACCTGGCGGGCGAACTGGTCCACGTGGATGACCTCAGGGAAATCGCCCGCTCCGGTGTCCTGGGAGCGCCCGCCCTGATCGTAAACGGCCGGGTGCTGGCGGTGGGAACCGTCCCGTCGAAAAGCGATATCCGGAAATGGCTTACTGAGATTCAACAGGAGGTGACGTGA
- a CDS encoding winged helix-turn-helix transcriptional regulator, which produces MEAFVSVMKALSDPNRVRIVKMLQQRMMCVCELQAALRLAQPTVSKHLKILEEAGLVSRKKDGLWVNYAVSDGSRSPYAASMLGNLRHWLSEDRELMDLLNTIADLDRNVLCARETPAV; this is translated from the coding sequence ATGGAAGCGTTCGTCAGTGTGATGAAGGCCCTTTCCGACCCGAACCGGGTTCGGATCGTCAAGATGCTCCAGCAGCGGATGATGTGCGTCTGCGAGCTGCAGGCAGCCCTCCGGCTGGCCCAGCCCACGGTCTCCAAGCACCTGAAGATCCTCGAAGAGGCCGGGCTGGTGAGCCGCAAGAAGGACGGGCTCTGGGTCAACTATGCCGTTTCCGACGGCAGCCGCAGTCCCTATGCGGCGAGCATGCTGGGCAATCTCAGGCACTGGCTCTCCGAAGACCGCGAACTGATGGATCTTCTGAATACGATCGCGGACCTCGACCGGAACGTCCTGTGCGCCAGGGAGACGCCGGCCGTCTGA
- a CDS encoding thioredoxin family protein: MGILVAAAALIFMGICPAAADFRNLPVKGMVTMVDLGAASCIPCKMMAPILDRLEKRYKGRAAIVFVDLRHEKEAAQRFGIRAIPTQIFFDGHGKEVVRHLGFMSEEAIVAQLKAMGVQ, encoded by the coding sequence ATGGGAATCCTCGTTGCCGCAGCGGCGCTTATTTTCATGGGCATCTGCCCTGCTGCCGCCGACTTCAGGAATCTCCCGGTGAAGGGCATGGTCACCATGGTGGACCTTGGGGCTGCCTCCTGCATTCCCTGCAAGATGATGGCTCCGATCCTCGACCGGCTGGAGAAGCGTTACAAAGGCAGGGCCGCCATCGTCTTCGTTGACCTCCGGCACGAAAAGGAGGCGGCACAGAGATTCGGGATCCGGGCGATCCCCACCCAGATCTTCTTCGACGGTCACGGCAAAGAGGTGGTGAGACACCTCGGTTTCATGAGCGAGGAGGCCATCGTGGCCCAGCTCAAGGCAATGGGTGTGCAGTAA